Proteins co-encoded in one Bacillus infantis NRRL B-14911 genomic window:
- the rplI gene encoding 50S ribosomal protein L9, with protein MKVIFLKDVKGKGKKGEVKNVADGYAHNFLLKQGLAIEANQANISTLSAQKKKEEKVAANELEEAKELKEKLEKITVEFSAKSGEGGRLFGSITSKQIAEELNKKNGIKIDKRKIELSDAIRTLGYTKVPVKLHTEVTATLNVHVKEVN; from the coding sequence ATGAAAGTCATTTTCTTAAAAGATGTTAAAGGAAAAGGAAAAAAAGGTGAAGTCAAAAACGTGGCTGACGGCTATGCCCACAACTTCCTGCTGAAGCAGGGGCTTGCCATTGAAGCGAATCAGGCGAATATCAGCACACTGAGCGCACAGAAAAAGAAAGAAGAAAAAGTTGCTGCCAATGAACTGGAAGAAGCGAAAGAGCTTAAAGAAAAACTTGAAAAGATTACAGTAGAATTTTCAGCAAAATCAGGTGAAGGCGGAAGATTGTTCGGCTCCATCACAAGCAAGCAGATTGCTGAAGAGCTTAATAAAAAGAACGGCATCAAGATTGACAAGCGCAAAATCGAGCTCAGCGATGCGATCCGCACGCTCGGCTATACAAAGGTTCCTGTAAAGCTTCATACTGAAGTAACTGCTACATTGAATGTCCATGTAAAAGAAGTAAACTAA
- the dnaB gene encoding replicative DNA helicase has product MSDLFADRLPPQNIEAEQAVLGAIFLEPASLTLASEMLIPEDFYRAAHQKIYNMMLKLNDEGKAVDLVTVTEELAAAKLLEDTGGVSYLSELAGSVPTAANIEYYARIVEEKSLLRRLIRTATGIAQDGYSREDEVEVLLGEAEKNILEVAQRKNAGAFHNIKDVLVRTYDNIEVMHNRKGDITGIPTGFAELDKMTAGFQRNDLIIVGARPSVGKTAFALNIAQNVATKTNENIAIFSLEMGAEQLVMRMLCAEGNIDAQRLRTGSLTDDDWGKLTMAMGSLSNAGIFIDDTPGVRITEIRSKCRRLKQEHGLGMILIDYLQLILGSGRSGENRQQEVSEISRSLKALARELQVPVIALSQLSRGVEQRQDKRPMMSDIRESGSIEQDADIVAFLYRDDYYDKESEDKNIIEIIIAKQRNGPVGTVQLAFVKEYNKFVNLEKRFDDSGMPPGA; this is encoded by the coding sequence ATGAGTGATCTGTTTGCAGACAGGCTGCCCCCGCAGAATATAGAAGCGGAGCAGGCTGTGCTCGGTGCCATTTTCCTGGAGCCGGCATCTTTGACGCTGGCATCTGAGATGCTGATCCCGGAAGATTTCTACCGGGCAGCCCACCAGAAAATTTACAACATGATGCTTAAGCTGAATGACGAAGGAAAGGCTGTTGACCTTGTCACTGTAACCGAGGAGCTGGCAGCTGCCAAGCTGCTGGAGGATACAGGAGGCGTCAGCTACCTGAGTGAATTGGCAGGCTCTGTGCCGACAGCGGCCAATATTGAATATTATGCGCGGATCGTCGAGGAGAAATCGCTTCTCAGAAGATTGATCCGGACGGCGACAGGCATCGCCCAGGACGGCTACTCCCGTGAGGACGAGGTTGAAGTTCTGCTCGGCGAGGCGGAAAAGAACATTCTTGAGGTGGCCCAGCGCAAAAATGCCGGCGCCTTTCATAATATTAAAGATGTGCTTGTGCGCACCTACGATAATATTGAAGTCATGCACAACCGCAAAGGGGATATCACGGGGATTCCGACGGGATTCGCCGAATTGGATAAAATGACTGCCGGTTTCCAGCGGAATGACCTGATCATTGTGGGCGCCCGTCCATCGGTTGGTAAAACAGCCTTTGCCCTGAATATCGCGCAGAATGTTGCCACCAAAACTAATGAAAACATCGCGATTTTCAGTCTTGAGATGGGTGCAGAGCAGCTTGTTATGCGTATGCTCTGCGCTGAAGGCAATATTGACGCCCAAAGGCTCAGGACCGGCTCACTGACAGATGATGACTGGGGCAAGCTGACGATGGCGATGGGAAGCCTCTCAAACGCAGGAATCTTCATCGATGACACGCCGGGTGTAAGGATCACCGAAATCCGTTCCAAGTGCCGCCGCCTGAAGCAGGAGCACGGCCTTGGCATGATCCTGATCGACTATCTGCAGCTGATCTTAGGAAGCGGCCGCTCCGGCGAGAACCGACAGCAGGAAGTATCGGAAATTTCCCGTTCCCTGAAGGCGCTCGCCCGTGAGCTCCAGGTTCCTGTCATCGCCCTGTCCCAGCTCTCCCGTGGAGTGGAGCAGCGCCAGGATAAGCGCCCGATGATGTCCGACATCCGTGAATCGGGAAGCATCGAGCAGGATGCCGATATTGTGGCATTCCTGTACCGTGACGATTATTATGATAAAGAATCAGAAGACAAGAACATCATTGAAATCATTATTGCCAAGCAGCGTAACGGCCCGGTCGGTACTGTCCAGCTGGCGTTCGTGAAGGAATATAATAAATTCGTCAATCTCGAGAAGAGGTTCGATGACTCAGGCATGCCGCCTGGTGCGTAA
- a CDS encoding DHH family phosphoesterase, with amino-acid sequence MPSYLEKRSIRYPLYWLMGITVVVLGILAYYNWILGLAGVLLIVLPFYFIFMIDYRQRRETEEYISTLSYRVKKVGEEALMEMPIGIMLFNEELYIEWTNPFLASCFDEDTLVGRSLYDAAETLVPLIKQEVESEIITLHERKFRVIHKPDERLLYFFDVTEQTEIEKLYEDERTVLAIIFLDNYDELTQGMDDQTRSSLNNLVTSLLNKWATDNGVFLKRISSERFIAVFNENILQLLERGKFTILDDVRETSSTQNVPLTLSIGVGSGVSSLPELGSLAQSSLDLALGRGGDQVAIKQPNGKVKFFGGKTNPVEKRTRVRARVISHALKELITESDKVIIMGHKSPDMDAVGASIGILKVAEMNQCEGYVVMNFQDIDTGVQRMMKEIRKNESLFSRFISPEEALEIATDDTLLVVVDTHKPSLVIEERLLSKIDHVVVIDHHRRGEEFIKNPLLVYMEPYASSTAELVTELLEYQPKKGRIEMLEATALLAGIIVDTKSFTLRTGARTFDAASYLRGQGADTVLVQKFLKEDVDTYVKRAKLIETVSLYREGLAIAKGNPDQTFDQVLIAQTADTLLTMDGIDASFVISKRADNLVGISARSLGDVNVQIIMESLEGGGHLTNAATQLTDITVDEAEERLHQAIDDYFEGRRKE; translated from the coding sequence ATGCCATCGTATTTAGAAAAGCGATCCATCCGCTATCCGCTTTATTGGCTGATGGGAATAACAGTGGTGGTCCTTGGGATATTGGCATATTACAACTGGATCCTTGGCCTGGCAGGTGTGCTGCTGATTGTGCTGCCATTCTATTTCATTTTTATGATAGACTACCGCCAGCGCCGGGAAACAGAAGAGTATATATCAACACTCTCATACCGTGTCAAAAAAGTAGGCGAAGAAGCCCTGATGGAAATGCCGATCGGGATCATGCTCTTCAATGAAGAGCTGTATATCGAATGGACCAATCCATTCCTTGCTTCCTGCTTTGATGAAGATACACTGGTCGGAAGATCGCTTTATGATGCAGCAGAAACACTCGTCCCTTTGATCAAACAAGAGGTGGAGTCTGAGATCATCACCCTCCACGAACGGAAATTCAGGGTCATACATAAGCCGGATGAACGGCTCCTGTATTTCTTTGACGTGACCGAGCAGACGGAAATTGAAAAGCTGTATGAAGATGAAAGGACCGTACTGGCCATCATCTTCTTAGATAACTATGATGAGCTGACACAGGGGATGGACGACCAGACGAGAAGCAGCCTCAACAATCTTGTCACCTCCCTCCTGAATAAGTGGGCGACGGACAATGGCGTCTTCCTGAAAAGGATTTCGTCTGAGCGCTTCATCGCGGTGTTCAATGAAAACATCCTCCAGCTGCTTGAAAGAGGAAAGTTCACGATCCTCGACGACGTCCGGGAAACAAGCTCGACCCAAAATGTCCCGCTCACCTTAAGCATTGGCGTCGGCTCCGGTGTCTCTTCACTGCCAGAGCTCGGTTCGCTGGCACAGTCAAGCCTTGACCTTGCCCTCGGCAGGGGGGGCGACCAGGTGGCCATCAAGCAGCCGAATGGGAAAGTCAAATTCTTCGGCGGCAAGACCAATCCTGTTGAAAAAAGGACGAGGGTCCGTGCAAGGGTGATTTCCCACGCATTGAAGGAATTGATCACTGAAAGCGATAAAGTGATCATCATGGGCCATAAAAGCCCGGATATGGACGCTGTAGGCGCTTCGATCGGCATCCTGAAGGTAGCTGAGATGAACCAGTGTGAAGGGTATGTGGTCATGAACTTTCAGGATATCGATACAGGCGTCCAGCGGATGATGAAGGAAATCCGCAAGAATGAGTCCCTCTTCTCGCGCTTTATCAGCCCTGAGGAGGCGCTTGAGATTGCGACGGATGATACCTTGCTTGTTGTGGTGGATACCCATAAGCCGTCCCTTGTCATCGAGGAGCGGCTGCTCAGCAAGATTGATCATGTGGTGGTCATTGACCACCACAGGCGCGGTGAGGAATTCATCAAGAACCCGCTGCTTGTCTATATGGAGCCGTATGCATCCTCGACAGCGGAACTTGTCACCGAGCTGCTTGAATACCAGCCAAAGAAAGGCCGGATCGAAATGCTCGAAGCCACCGCCCTTCTTGCCGGGATCATTGTCGATACGAAAAGCTTTACGCTCAGGACCGGTGCCCGAACCTTTGATGCCGCCTCCTATCTGCGCGGCCAGGGAGCGGATACCGTCCTTGTCCAGAAGTTCCTCAAGGAGGATGTCGACACCTATGTGAAGCGGGCCAAGCTGATTGAGACAGTATCCCTATACCGGGAAGGGCTGGCGATTGCAAAGGGGAACCCTGACCAGACATTCGATCAGGTGCTGATTGCCCAGACTGCCGACACCCTCCTGACAATGGATGGGATCGATGCTTCTTTTGTTATCTCCAAACGGGCAGATAATCTGGTTGGCATCAGCGCCCGCTCGCTCGGCGATGTGAATGTCCAGATCATCATGGAAAGCCTTGAGGGCGGAGGGCATCTCACGAATGCAGCAACACAGCTGACAGACATAACAGTCGATGAGGCGGAAGAGCGCCTTCATCAGGCTATAGATGATTACTTTGAAGGGAGACGGAAAGAATGA
- a CDS encoding sensor histidine kinase: MLRNKEFRTFLFTSIGLAVLCVLLSSLLSWQAALAAGTASILLLAAFLIFTSWRYREIEKLSRYLRRISSGDYMLDVRDNHEGELSILKSEIYKVTIRLSEQGALLQEDKTKLTDAISDISHQLKTPLTSMMVMSDLLSDMSLADDKRKEFTRRIQVQLERIEWLVSSLLKLSKIDAGTALFKTERVNVPQLIKEAVEPLLIPIELKEQELQVRGAEGVFFTGDHNWTKEALINIIKNSIEHSSEKGRISISCSQNPLLTEIIIEDNGKGILKEDLPYIFKRFYRGKNASEDSVGIGLAMAYGIMKRQGGDIEVASKKGVGTRFTLKFYHQVI, encoded by the coding sequence ATGCTGCGGAACAAAGAATTCAGGACCTTTTTGTTCACAAGCATCGGCCTTGCAGTTCTATGTGTGCTGCTATCCTCCCTTTTATCCTGGCAGGCAGCCCTGGCAGCAGGGACGGCCTCTATCCTCCTTTTAGCTGCCTTTTTAATTTTCACTTCCTGGCGCTACCGTGAGATTGAAAAGCTTTCACGCTATCTAAGGAGGATCAGCAGCGGAGATTATATGCTCGATGTCCGGGATAATCATGAGGGCGAACTCAGCATTCTGAAATCGGAGATCTATAAGGTGACCATCAGGCTCTCAGAGCAGGGCGCCCTCCTGCAGGAAGATAAAACGAAGCTGACAGATGCGATTTCAGATATATCACATCAATTGAAGACCCCGCTTACCTCGATGATGGTCATGTCAGACCTGCTGAGTGATATGTCGCTTGCGGATGATAAGCGAAAAGAGTTTACCCGCCGCATTCAGGTGCAGCTGGAAAGAATCGAATGGCTGGTTTCCTCCCTTTTGAAGCTTTCAAAAATTGACGCTGGCACTGCCCTTTTTAAAACAGAAAGAGTGAATGTCCCGCAGCTGATCAAGGAGGCTGTTGAGCCGCTTCTGATTCCCATCGAGCTCAAAGAACAGGAGCTTCAGGTCAGAGGGGCAGAGGGCGTCTTCTTCACCGGCGATCATAATTGGACGAAGGAAGCATTGATCAATATCATTAAAAACAGCATCGAACATTCCAGTGAAAAAGGGCGTATCAGCATCAGCTGCAGCCAAAATCCGCTCCTCACCGAAATTATTATCGAGGATAATGGCAAGGGCATCCTAAAAGAAGATCTTCCCTACATTTTCAAGCGCTTTTACCGGGGCAAGAATGCCTCGGAAGACAGCGTTGGCATTGGGCTGGCCATGGCATACGGGATCATGAAAAGGCAGGGCGGAGATATTGAAGTGGCCAGTAAAAAGGGTGTCGGAACAAGATTTACGCTGAAGTTTTACCACCAGGTCATTTAG
- a CDS encoding adenylosuccinate synthase produces MSSVVVVGTQWGDEGKGKITDFLSENAEVIARYQGGNNAGHTIKFGGETYKLHLIPSGIFYKEKNCVIGNGMVVDPKALLKELAYLHERNITTDNLRISNRAHVILPYHLKLDEVEEERKGANKIGTTKKGIGPAYMDKAARNGIRIADLLDREVFEEKLQRNLEEKNRLLERFYETEGFKLEDILEEYYEYGQQIKQYVCDTSVVLNDALDEGRRVLFEGAQGVMLDIDQGTYPFVTSSNPVAGGVTIGSGVGPTKIKHVVGVSKAYTTRVGDGPFPTELDNEIGNRIREVGREYGTTTGRARRVGWFDSVVVRHARRVSGITDLSLNSIDVLTGIETLKICVAYRYKGEVIEEFPASLKVLAECEPVYEELPGWTEDITGCKSLDELPANARHYLERVAQLTGIPLSIFSVGPDRSQTNVVMSPWRQN; encoded by the coding sequence ATGTCATCAGTCGTTGTAGTTGGAACTCAATGGGGAGATGAAGGAAAAGGAAAGATTACAGACTTCCTTTCAGAAAATGCTGAAGTGATTGCCCGCTACCAGGGAGGAAATAATGCCGGCCATACCATCAAGTTTGGCGGGGAGACATACAAGCTTCATTTGATTCCATCCGGAATTTTTTATAAAGAGAAAAACTGTGTCATTGGAAACGGCATGGTTGTAGATCCGAAAGCCCTGCTCAAGGAGCTTGCGTATCTGCATGAAAGAAATATCACAACCGACAATCTGCGCATCTCAAACCGCGCGCATGTGATTCTCCCTTACCACCTGAAGCTGGATGAAGTGGAAGAGGAAAGAAAAGGCGCCAACAAGATCGGCACCACAAAGAAGGGCATCGGGCCTGCGTACATGGATAAAGCTGCCCGGAACGGCATCCGCATCGCCGACCTTCTTGACCGTGAAGTGTTTGAAGAGAAGCTGCAGCGCAATCTTGAAGAAAAGAACCGCCTGCTGGAGCGCTTCTATGAAACAGAAGGCTTCAAGCTTGAGGATATTCTTGAAGAGTATTATGAGTATGGCCAGCAGATCAAGCAGTATGTGTGCGACACGTCTGTTGTGCTGAACGATGCCCTTGATGAAGGCCGCCGTGTTCTGTTTGAAGGAGCACAGGGCGTTATGCTCGATATCGACCAGGGGACATACCCGTTTGTTACTTCTTCCAACCCGGTTGCGGGCGGCGTAACGATCGGTTCAGGAGTCGGCCCCACGAAAATCAAGCATGTTGTCGGCGTATCCAAAGCCTACACAACACGTGTCGGTGACGGACCGTTCCCGACTGAGCTTGATAATGAGATCGGCAATAGGATCCGCGAGGTTGGCCGCGAGTATGGTACAACTACGGGCCGTGCACGGCGTGTCGGCTGGTTTGACAGTGTTGTTGTCCGCCACGCCCGCAGGGTCAGCGGCATCACTGATCTGTCCCTGAACTCTATTGATGTTCTGACAGGCATCGAAACGCTGAAAATCTGTGTTGCTTACCGCTATAAAGGCGAAGTGATCGAAGAATTCCCGGCGAGCCTGAAGGTGCTTGCTGAATGTGAGCCTGTGTATGAAGAGCTCCCAGGCTGGACTGAGGACATCACTGGCTGCAAGTCGCTGGATGAGCTTCCGGCCAATGCCCGCCACTACCTCGAAAGAGTTGCCCAGCTGACAGGCATTCCATTGTCCATCTTCTCTGTCGGTCCGGACCGCTCACAGACAAATGTTGTCATGAGCCCTTGGCGCCAGAATTAA
- a CDS encoding ABC transporter permease produces MNIINKLTLRHLKKNRRRTLVTIIGVIISVAMVSAVSTLFVSFLGMMKQEAIQNSGDWHVIYRDVSESQMEAIRKDEQTEKLFFTRDRGYSSLENPSNKNRPYLFIKEFDSEGMEHFPVELSEGRLPKKENEVLFPKEIVEKQNYQIGDEITLEIGDRHIPNDDRSFGQGDYLQYDETEVIETLSKKEEGIFTIVGTMERPEWEPYSAPGYTIVSYMEQDPFKGGAADIGVTVKKVNRSLYEHAKEQAEKNGITKVSFNSELLRYYGVTDSDNLAITLYSLAAIIILIIIIGSVSLIYNSFAISVSERARHLGMLSSVGATKTQKRNSVFFEGAVIGVISIPLGLLAGIGGIFATFLVMNRTFGDTLGIDDGLTLTVTPMSILLSCLISILTIFISTYMPARKASKVSAIDAIRQSQDVKLTGKAVKTSRLVRKIFGLEAEIGLKNLKRNKRRYQVTVFSLVITIVLFLAVSYFTANLKQSITMTQVNYNYDVQIYSSEDQAALEPYMNLNYVSDASLMEEAYFSTWINESELPDEVKAQEYYEDMLQGGKYPYSLVLHGIDEKSFKTYANKIGADVNELQDKVIILNKFVYEDVQTGKKIETGGINGKPGDKLDLYLPEENSPFQSLEIGFAAVEAPMGILPLGNYEVHLLMPQKQFEQLKQNSAETSYSLFLDSSKPEEMQDQLDQIESENLMIQNVYQNRERDEQMVTFMSVFTYGFITLISAISIANIFNTISTSIALRGREFAMLRSIGMTPKGFNKMINYESIFYGLKALLYGLPISLGVMLLMYWSLQNTFQYSFAVPWISVLIAIAAIFIIVSAAMLYSIQKVKKQNIIDGLKQENI; encoded by the coding sequence ATGAATATCATAAACAAGCTGACATTGCGGCATTTGAAAAAGAACAGGAGAAGGACACTTGTCACGATTATCGGCGTCATCATCTCAGTCGCCATGGTTTCGGCGGTTTCCACCCTGTTTGTCTCCTTCCTCGGGATGATGAAGCAGGAAGCTATCCAGAATTCCGGGGATTGGCATGTCATCTACCGTGATGTGTCAGAAAGCCAGATGGAAGCGATACGAAAGGACGAGCAGACGGAAAAGCTGTTTTTCACAAGGGACAGGGGATATTCATCGCTTGAAAATCCCTCCAATAAAAATAGGCCTTATCTTTTTATCAAGGAATTCGATTCAGAGGGAATGGAGCACTTCCCTGTTGAATTGAGTGAAGGGCGCCTTCCAAAAAAGGAGAACGAAGTCCTTTTTCCAAAAGAAATCGTGGAAAAGCAGAATTACCAAATAGGCGATGAAATCACTCTTGAAATTGGGGACCGGCATATCCCAAATGATGACCGCTCTTTTGGCCAGGGGGATTATCTGCAGTACGATGAAACAGAAGTAATTGAAACATTAAGCAAAAAAGAGGAAGGCATCTTTACAATTGTCGGTACGATGGAGCGTCCGGAATGGGAGCCATACTCCGCACCCGGCTACACAATCGTTAGCTATATGGAGCAGGATCCCTTTAAGGGCGGAGCAGCTGATATCGGTGTAACGGTGAAAAAGGTGAACCGGTCGCTCTACGAGCATGCCAAAGAGCAGGCCGAAAAAAATGGAATTACTAAAGTCAGCTTCAATAGCGAACTGCTTCGTTATTATGGGGTGACCGATAGTGATAATCTGGCTATCACGCTTTATTCTCTTGCAGCCATTATCATATTAATTATTATCATCGGTTCGGTATCCCTGATCTATAATTCATTTGCCATCAGCGTCTCCGAGAGGGCCCGCCATCTCGGAATGTTATCCAGTGTCGGTGCGACCAAAACACAAAAACGGAATTCTGTCTTCTTTGAAGGGGCGGTAATCGGGGTGATATCCATCCCGCTTGGACTGCTGGCAGGAATCGGCGGCATCTTTGCAACCTTTCTGGTAATGAATCGGACCTTTGGCGATACCCTGGGGATAGACGATGGACTGACCTTAACCGTGACACCCATGTCCATCCTGCTTTCTTGCCTGATCTCGATTCTGACGATTTTCATCTCCACCTATATGCCGGCGAGGAAGGCTTCAAAGGTCTCTGCCATCGACGCCATCAGGCAGAGCCAGGATGTGAAGCTGACCGGCAAAGCGGTAAAAACGTCCAGATTGGTCAGGAAAATCTTCGGCCTTGAAGCAGAAATTGGTTTGAAGAATCTGAAACGGAATAAAAGAAGATATCAAGTGACAGTGTTCTCGCTGGTTATCACGATTGTTCTTTTCCTGGCAGTTTCCTATTTTACTGCAAACCTGAAGCAGTCGATTACGATGACACAGGTGAACTATAACTATGATGTACAGATATACAGTTCTGAAGATCAGGCAGCCCTTGAACCTTATATGAATCTAAATTATGTGAGTGATGCTTCCTTAATGGAGGAGGCCTATTTTTCAACATGGATCAATGAGTCAGAGCTGCCGGATGAAGTGAAGGCGCAGGAATATTATGAAGATATGCTCCAGGGTGGGAAATATCCTTATTCTCTCGTGCTGCATGGAATAGATGAGAAGAGCTTTAAAACATATGCTAATAAGATCGGAGCCGATGTGAATGAGCTCCAGGATAAAGTAATCATCCTTAATAAATTTGTGTACGAAGACGTACAGACGGGGAAAAAGATTGAAACTGGCGGAATCAACGGAAAGCCTGGAGATAAGCTGGATCTGTATCTCCCAGAGGAGAACAGTCCATTTCAATCCCTTGAAATCGGCTTTGCTGCTGTAGAGGCGCCGATGGGCATCCTGCCGCTAGGCAATTATGAAGTTCATCTCCTGATGCCTCAGAAGCAGTTCGAACAGCTGAAGCAGAATAGTGCAGAGACTTCTTATTCCTTGTTCCTGGACAGCTCAAAGCCTGAAGAAATGCAGGATCAGCTTGATCAGATCGAGTCAGAAAATCTTATGATCCAGAATGTCTATCAAAACCGTGAACGGGATGAACAGATGGTAACGTTCATGTCAGTTTTCACCTACGGCTTCATCACGCTGATTTCCGCCATTTCAATTGCGAATATCTTTAACACCATTTCAACGAGCATTGCGCTCAGGGGCAGGGAGTTTGCCATGCTGAGATCAATCGGGATGACACCGAAGGGCTTTAATAAAATGATCAACTATGAAAGCATCTTTTATGGACTCAAGGCCCTGCTGTACGGGCTTCCGATCTCACTCGGTGTTATGCTGCTCATGTATTGGTCATTGCAGAATACATTCCAATACTCATTCGCCGTACCATGGATAAGTGTTCTGATCGCCATCGCTGCGATTTTCATCATCGTGAGCGCCGCCATGCTTTACTCGATTCAAAAGGTGAAAAAGCAGAACATTATTGATGGCCTGAAGCAGGAAAATATCTAA
- a CDS encoding ABC transporter ATP-binding protein, with protein sequence MEILKIENLSKVYGSGDTAVKALDDVSFSVNKGEFVAIIGPSGSGKSTLLHMLGGVDRPTGGRVLVDNTDIYKLNETQLAIFRRRQIGLIYQFYNLIPILSVEENITLPMLLDGQKVDRGQLEEIVGILGLQNRLSHLPNQLSGGQQQRVSIGRALISRPAIMLADEPTGNLDSRNSGEIMELLKMFNKTYKQTLIVITHDERIAMQADRVISIEDGKVAKNEVIRP encoded by the coding sequence ATGGAAATCTTGAAAATTGAGAATCTGTCTAAAGTGTACGGAAGCGGAGATACTGCTGTAAAGGCATTGGATGACGTATCTTTTAGTGTCAATAAAGGAGAATTTGTCGCGATCATCGGCCCATCGGGATCCGGGAAATCGACCCTCCTTCATATGCTCGGCGGGGTGGACCGCCCTACAGGAGGCCGTGTGCTGGTCGATAACACTGATATTTACAAACTGAATGAAACACAGCTCGCCATCTTCAGGAGAAGGCAGATCGGACTGATTTACCAATTTTACAATCTGATCCCGATCTTGAGTGTTGAGGAAAATATCACGCTCCCAATGCTGCTTGACGGCCAGAAGGTCGACCGGGGGCAGCTTGAAGAAATTGTCGGGATCCTTGGACTGCAGAATCGCCTGTCCCATCTTCCAAACCAGCTGTCCGGCGGGCAGCAGCAGCGCGTGTCCATCGGCCGTGCCCTTATCAGCCGTCCGGCCATCATGCTTGCTGACGAGCCGACCGGGAACCTGGACAGCCGAAACAGCGGTGAAATCATGGAGCTTTTAAAAATGTTCAATAAAACTTATAAGCAGACACTGATTGTTATCACCCATGATGAGCGGATCGCGATGCAGGCTGACCGGGTCATTTCCATTGAAGACGGTAAGGTTGCGAAAAATGAGGTCATCCGGCCATGA
- a CDS encoding response regulator transcription factor: MNILVVEDDRTIAAGLEYSLQNEKYGTFVCHDAAGARELIRTKLDEIDLCLFDLGLPDGSGYDLCSLVKKQSDLPVIFLTAMDEEVNVVMGLDMGADDYITKPFRVRELLSRIRSVLRRYDKQDRQTVTFQAITVHTGEGKVYKHGEEIQLTALEYRLLLIFANHKGQVLTRSQLLDKIWDVAGDFVNDNTLTVYIKRLREKLEDDPQKPSIIKTVRGLGYKAGD; encoded by the coding sequence ATGAACATTCTGGTTGTTGAGGATGATCGGACGATAGCGGCGGGGCTGGAGTATTCTTTGCAGAATGAGAAATATGGTACATTCGTATGCCATGATGCCGCGGGGGCGCGGGAATTGATCAGGACGAAGCTGGATGAGATTGATCTTTGCCTGTTTGATCTGGGGCTGCCGGATGGAAGCGGGTATGATTTGTGCTCACTTGTGAAAAAGCAGAGCGATCTGCCTGTCATTTTTCTCACGGCAATGGATGAAGAAGTGAATGTCGTGATGGGACTGGATATGGGGGCTGATGATTATATCACGAAGCCATTCCGGGTCCGCGAGCTGCTGTCGCGCATCAGGTCGGTGCTGCGCCGCTATGATAAGCAGGACAGGCAGACTGTCACCTTCCAGGCAATCACGGTTCATACCGGCGAAGGGAAGGTCTATAAGCATGGAGAAGAGATCCAGCTGACGGCCCTGGAGTACCGCCTCCTCCTGATCTTTGCGAACCATAAAGGGCAGGTGCTGACGAGGAGCCAGCTGCTCGATAAAATCTGGGACGTTGCCGGCGATTTTGTGAACGATAATACACTGACCGTCTACATAAAGCGGCTAAGGGAAAAGCTCGAGGACGATCCGCAAAAGCCTTCCATCATCAAGACCGTCCGCGGTCTCGGCTATAAGGCAGGCGACTGA